A portion of the Algisphaera agarilytica genome contains these proteins:
- a CDS encoding 3-deoxy-7-phosphoheptulonate synthase: MNTTPTTDPRPTQNLNVTSLDPLVPPATLEKSLPLSDRARQTVLDGRQSIEAILRGEDPRLLVVIGPCSIHDPAAAMEYAKKLAELKQKFDDRLFLVMRVYFEKPRTTVGWKGLINDPHLDGSFDITHGLNVARKLLIDINELGLPTGTEFLDPITPQYLDDLVSWAAIGARTTESQTHRQMASGLSMPVGFKNATNGSLQVALDAMQAALNPHHFIGVDEEGRASVVHTRGNAYGHVILRGGAQGSNYHPQDISATAEKLTSASMNPLLMVDCSHANSGKKFAQQEVVWDSLIEQRNAGGSGEAIIGVMIESNLFEGKQSIPDDLSQLQYGVSVTDECIGWEKTADMLQRGYDRLGLTD; this comes from the coding sequence ATGAACACCACCCCCACCACCGATCCTCGGCCGACCCAGAACCTCAACGTCACGTCGCTGGACCCCCTGGTCCCGCCGGCGACGCTTGAGAAATCCCTGCCGCTGTCCGACCGGGCCCGGCAGACCGTGCTGGACGGCCGGCAGAGCATCGAGGCGATCCTGCGCGGCGAAGACCCGCGCCTCCTAGTCGTCATCGGTCCCTGCTCCATCCACGACCCCGCCGCGGCGATGGAGTACGCCAAGAAACTCGCAGAACTCAAACAGAAGTTCGACGACCGGCTGTTCCTGGTCATGCGGGTCTACTTCGAGAAGCCCCGCACCACCGTCGGCTGGAAGGGCCTGATCAACGACCCCCACCTCGACGGCAGCTTCGACATCACCCACGGCCTCAACGTCGCCCGCAAACTGCTGATCGACATCAACGAGCTCGGCCTGCCCACCGGCACCGAGTTCCTCGATCCGATCACGCCGCAGTACCTCGACGACCTTGTGAGCTGGGCCGCGATCGGCGCACGCACCACCGAGAGCCAGACCCACCGCCAGATGGCCAGCGGCCTGTCGATGCCGGTCGGTTTCAAGAACGCGACCAACGGTTCGCTGCAAGTCGCGCTCGACGCGATGCAGGCCGCGCTCAACCCCCACCACTTCATCGGCGTCGACGAAGAGGGCCGGGCCAGCGTCGTGCACACGCGCGGCAACGCCTACGGCCACGTGATCCTGCGGGGTGGCGCTCAGGGCAGCAACTACCACCCCCAAGACATCTCCGCCACCGCAGAAAAACTCACCTCCGCCAGCATGAACCCGCTGCTGATGGTCGACTGCTCCCACGCCAACTCGGGCAAGAAGTTCGCCCAGCAGGAAGTCGTGTGGGACAGCCTGATCGAGCAGCGCAACGCCGGCGGATCGGGCGAGGCGATCATCGGCGTGATGATCGAGTCGAACCTGTTCGAAGGTAAGCAGTCGATCCCCGACGACCTGTCGCAGCTGCAATACGGCGTGTCGGTGACCGACGAATGCATCGGCTGGGAGAAGACGGCCGACATGCTGCAGCGGGGCTACGATCGCTTGGGACTTACGGACTAA
- a CDS encoding phosphotransferase — protein MSILQKISPLSRHMKPSAVGQNADTEKWVRILLEQKLKAEARGRQVGRSSDAEHDGMVDIRLAGPGEPKQPDEVFERLRWGGLFACVDPNPERVGKIMQAYDNKNGFVLEQGFDELWGGPLGLRIPGVTPRAYCFVARKTHLVPPGQVTDRFTFDVKLAEDDSQSSGFCVRKQVPTIDNLSRRLACKYPDLDLIDIRVRAEKLVNEIFPIFLTREAKALDKLQRTLPEAFRTRVPRPLRIVKNDKGFVTRLDMNWLRNGGQPITQIEFARQSLELLSMLHDHAKLMHLDLRPDNLVITPEGVGFIDFGSSAQIDEDLQASPVLHELFDQMMRTSHIQRVLGQMVENGEVTNEALAAVQGKADPSVDTFYLAVQINHPQTNPELERLIDYQPLGESARALESLTASILKPINPGLSDFKTAADILRGVNRIAQRFAG, from the coding sequence ATGTCCATCCTGCAAAAAATCAGTCCGCTCTCGCGACACATGAAGCCCTCGGCGGTCGGCCAGAACGCCGACACCGAGAAGTGGGTCCGCATCCTCTTGGAGCAGAAGCTCAAGGCCGAGGCCCGCGGCCGACAGGTCGGGCGGTCCAGCGACGCCGAGCACGACGGCATGGTCGATATCCGCCTGGCCGGACCCGGCGAGCCCAAGCAGCCCGATGAGGTGTTCGAACGGCTGCGGTGGGGCGGCTTGTTTGCCTGCGTCGACCCTAACCCCGAGCGCGTCGGCAAGATCATGCAGGCCTACGACAACAAGAACGGCTTCGTGCTCGAACAGGGGTTCGATGAACTCTGGGGCGGGCCGTTGGGGCTGCGCATCCCCGGCGTCACGCCGCGGGCCTACTGCTTCGTCGCACGCAAGACCCACCTCGTGCCCCCAGGGCAGGTGACCGATCGGTTCACGTTCGACGTCAAGCTCGCCGAGGACGACTCGCAGAGCTCGGGCTTCTGCGTGCGTAAGCAGGTGCCGACGATCGACAACCTGTCCCGCCGATTGGCGTGCAAGTACCCCGACCTTGACCTGATCGACATCCGCGTCCGCGCTGAGAAACTGGTCAACGAGATCTTCCCGATCTTCCTGACCCGCGAGGCCAAGGCGCTCGACAAGCTGCAACGCACGCTGCCCGAGGCGTTCCGCACCCGCGTGCCCCGGCCGCTGCGCATCGTGAAGAACGACAAGGGCTTTGTCACCCGGCTGGACATGAACTGGCTACGCAACGGCGGCCAACCCATCACGCAGATCGAGTTCGCCCGGCAGTCGCTCGAGCTGCTCTCCATGCTGCACGACCACGCCAAGCTGATGCACCTGGACCTGCGGCCGGACAACCTGGTCATCACCCCCGAGGGCGTCGGCTTTATCGACTTCGGCAGCTCCGCTCAGATCGACGAAGACCTCCAAGCCAGCCCCGTCCTGCACGAGCTGTTCGACCAGATGATGCGCACCAGCCACATCCAACGTGTGCTCGGCCAGATGGTGGAGAACGGCGAGGTCACCAACGAAGCCCTCGCCGCGGTGCAGGGCAAGGCCGACCCCAGCGTGGACACGTTCTACCTCGCGGTCCAGATCAACCACCCGCAGACCAACCCCGAGCTCGAACGGCTGATCGACTACCAGCCGCTGGGCGAGAGCGCCAGGGCCCTGGAGTCGCTGACCGCTTCGATCCTCAAGCCCATCAACCCCGGGCTCAGCGATTTCAAGACCGCCGCCGACATCCTGCGGGGCGTGAACCGCATCGCCCAGCGTTTCGCGGGGTAA
- a CDS encoding formylglycine-generating enzyme family protein, with protein sequence MSAPKACCTPSVSSNPGSSPAYTGPLQAVLEPIRHADQGSTDVMIELPGGSFLMGTDYPKGFPDDGEGPVREVTLRPFWIDATSVTNAQFAAFIKDTGYTTEAERFGWSFVFHLHLSKKFAESLRKDATVPQTPWWLAVPGAKWDRPHGERSSIKAIMDHPVVQVSWNDAMEYARWAGKRLPTEAEWEYASRGGKEQTIFPWGDVLEPRGQHRCNVWQGKFPTNNTADDGYVGTCPVTAFSPNGFGLHNTSGNVWEWVSDWFSPTWHVEASTETRDNPFGPQPVKPQNEAGCCGAQRQSTGSNTPNAKPQAATLIDSTGYRLTHKVQKGGSYLCHDSYCNRYRLGARTGNTPDSATTNNGFRCVRDI encoded by the coding sequence ATGTCCGCCCCCAAAGCCTGCTGCACCCCCAGCGTTTCCTCCAACCCCGGCAGCTCCCCGGCCTACACCGGCCCGCTCCAAGCGGTGCTCGAGCCGATCCGTCACGCCGACCAAGGCTCGACCGACGTCATGATCGAGCTGCCCGGCGGAAGCTTCCTCATGGGCACGGACTACCCCAAGGGCTTCCCCGACGACGGCGAGGGCCCGGTCCGCGAGGTCACGCTCCGCCCGTTCTGGATCGACGCGACCAGCGTGACCAACGCCCAGTTCGCCGCGTTTATTAAAGACACCGGCTACACCACCGAGGCCGAACGCTTCGGCTGGTCGTTCGTGTTCCACCTGCACCTGTCTAAGAAGTTTGCCGAGAGCCTGCGCAAGGACGCGACCGTGCCGCAGACGCCGTGGTGGCTGGCAGTGCCCGGCGCCAAGTGGGATCGGCCGCACGGCGAACGCTCATCGATCAAAGCCATCATGGACCACCCCGTGGTGCAGGTGAGCTGGAACGACGCGATGGAGTACGCCCGGTGGGCGGGCAAGCGTCTGCCGACCGAGGCCGAGTGGGAATACGCCTCCCGCGGCGGCAAGGAGCAGACGATCTTCCCCTGGGGCGATGTGCTGGAACCGCGCGGCCAACACCGCTGCAACGTCTGGCAGGGCAAGTTCCCCACGAACAACACCGCCGACGACGGCTACGTCGGCACCTGCCCCGTCACCGCGTTCTCCCCCAACGGCTTCGGCCTGCACAACACCTCCGGCAACGTCTGGGAATGGGTCAGCGACTGGTTCAGCCCCACCTGGCACGTCGAAGCCTCCACCGAAACCCGCGACAACCCATTCGGCCCCCAACCCGTCAAACCCCAAAACGAAGCCGGATGCTGCGGAGCGCAGCGACAAAGCACCGGATCCAACACCCCGAACGCTAAGCCGCAAGCGGCAACGCTCATCGACTCCACCGGCTACCGCCTCACCCACAAGGTCCAAAAGGGCGGCAGCTACCTCTGCCACGACTCTTACTGCAACCGCTACCGCCTGGGGGCCCGCACCGGCAACACCCCCGACAGCGCCACGACCAACAACGGCTTCCGCTGCGTGCGGGATATCTGA
- a CDS encoding peptidylprolyl isomerase, with amino-acid sequence MMRVGDQVGQTPKRWWFMRCVLALLCFAVSVVSVSAQDELPGNDPAAWLEEASVQARRITGVGEELTYALQTKGALLAQIAAVQRELGEDPAAEENERIVNLCVRALAHDGEDGWIHASRALHKWYWGHDAEAETYLGKIGNPAEREYVAGLLRDEGDASFERDQMSRGFREQLSRSDLYGWAHFTVLGIAGQGRFEEARDWTQRIDDPAQRAWASLGVAQGLLEAAKRPEPEPTITAEAPAILPDAEPEPAPGSLVATEPESPVSLETIDAESTEPAADLAAAPEAADTVAVTEAPLPVVEAEPASTPEVVERVAEPVEVSAAPNATEPVRVVVVPAAIPVAEVDAEESESSEPETAAVAEPVAEAQPDEDALVAEVSESTPSVEPAPVEASAESVPAVVVDEVPAPTDEGDEAVAMIPVVPDLKRLAEPASVLDDQPAPDQYDLDFVTTQGTFVVRVHRDWAPLAADRFYDLSVAGFYHNQRVFRVVDGFVVQWGIHGYPDVAAAWRPQKLKDEPRTQSNQRGTITFAAATQPNTRATQVFINLDDNQFLDDLGFAPFGEVIEGMDVVESLFKDYGETPSTKQREIQLQGNAYLDAAYPELDSILSVEHPE; translated from the coding sequence ATGATGCGCGTCGGCGATCAGGTTGGTCAAACTCCAAAGCGGTGGTGGTTCATGCGGTGCGTGCTTGCGCTGTTGTGCTTCGCGGTGTCGGTGGTGTCCGTGTCGGCACAGGATGAATTGCCGGGCAACGACCCGGCGGCGTGGCTGGAAGAAGCGAGCGTCCAGGCCCGGCGGATCACGGGCGTCGGCGAAGAGCTGACTTATGCCTTGCAAACCAAGGGCGCGTTGTTAGCACAGATCGCTGCGGTTCAGCGCGAGCTTGGCGAAGACCCCGCGGCGGAAGAAAACGAACGGATCGTCAACCTCTGCGTTCGGGCGTTGGCCCACGACGGGGAAGACGGCTGGATCCACGCGTCCCGGGCGCTGCACAAGTGGTACTGGGGCCACGACGCCGAGGCGGAGACTTATTTAGGGAAAATCGGCAACCCCGCGGAGCGTGAGTACGTGGCCGGGCTTCTGCGTGATGAGGGCGACGCGTCTTTCGAGCGCGATCAGATGAGCCGTGGTTTCCGCGAACAGCTCAGCCGATCCGATCTATACGGTTGGGCGCACTTCACGGTGCTCGGCATCGCGGGGCAGGGAAGGTTCGAGGAGGCCCGCGACTGGACGCAGCGGATCGACGACCCGGCCCAACGTGCTTGGGCGTCGCTCGGCGTAGCGCAGGGTTTGCTCGAAGCCGCCAAACGCCCCGAGCCGGAGCCGACGATCACGGCCGAGGCCCCGGCGATTCTTCCGGACGCCGAACCCGAGCCCGCCCCCGGGTCGCTTGTGGCAACCGAGCCCGAGTCGCCGGTCAGTTTGGAAACAATCGATGCGGAGTCCACGGAACCCGCGGCGGATCTTGCTGCCGCCCCCGAAGCGGCGGACACGGTCGCGGTCACCGAAGCCCCCTTGCCGGTGGTCGAAGCCGAGCCCGCATCGACGCCCGAGGTTGTGGAGCGAGTGGCGGAACCCGTGGAGGTGTCGGCTGCTCCTAATGCTACGGAGCCCGTGAGGGTGGTCGTTGTCCCGGCGGCCATCCCGGTCGCGGAGGTGGATGCTGAAGAGTCGGAGTCTTCCGAGCCCGAGACCGCTGCGGTCGCTGAACCCGTCGCCGAGGCGCAGCCTGACGAGGACGCGCTGGTTGCGGAAGTTTCCGAATCCACGCCTTCGGTCGAGCCGGCCCCGGTCGAAGCCTCGGCCGAAAGCGTGCCCGCTGTGGTGGTGGACGAGGTGCCTGCCCCGACAGACGAGGGTGACGAAGCCGTGGCCATGATTCCTGTGGTGCCGGACCTCAAGCGCTTGGCCGAGCCCGCCTCGGTGCTCGACGATCAGCCTGCGCCGGATCAGTACGACCTGGACTTTGTTACCACCCAGGGCACCTTCGTGGTGCGAGTCCACCGCGACTGGGCCCCGCTCGCGGCCGACCGCTTCTACGACTTGTCGGTGGCGGGCTTCTACCACAACCAGCGGGTGTTCCGCGTCGTCGACGGCTTCGTCGTGCAGTGGGGGATCCACGGCTACCCCGACGTCGCCGCGGCGTGGCGTCCCCAAAAATTGAAAGACGAGCCCCGCACCCAATCCAACCAACGCGGCACCATCACCTTCGCCGCCGCCACCCAGCCCAACACCCGGGCCACCCAGGTATTCATCAACCTCGACGACAACCAATTCCTCGACGACCTGGGCTTCGCCCCGTTCGGCGAAGTCATCGAGGGCATGGACGTGGTCGAGTCTCTCTTCAAGGACTACGGCGAAACCCCCAGCACCAAGCAACGCGAGATCCAGCTGCAAGGCAACGCGTATCTGGACGCGGCGTATCCGGAATTGGATTCGATCCTCTCCGTCGAGCATCCCGAATAA
- a CDS encoding peptidylprolyl isomerase, with the protein MPTTATINTPKGTIEIELFAEDCPETVGNWVKLAKDGFYDGLKFHRVIADFMIQGGCPLGTGTGDPGYKFDDEPSALAKKHTGPGILSMANAGPNTNGSQFFITHVACPWLDGKHGVFGKVTSGQNVVDTIAQGDTMDKVTINEG; encoded by the coding sequence ATGCCCACCACCGCAACGATCAACACCCCCAAAGGCACCATCGAAATCGAACTCTTCGCCGAGGACTGCCCCGAGACCGTCGGCAACTGGGTCAAGCTCGCCAAAGACGGCTTCTACGACGGCCTGAAGTTCCACCGCGTCATCGCCGACTTCATGATCCAGGGCGGCTGCCCGCTCGGCACCGGCACCGGCGACCCGGGCTACAAGTTCGACGACGAGCCCTCGGCCCTGGCCAAGAAGCACACCGGCCCCGGCATCCTCAGCATGGCCAATGCTGGACCCAACACCAACGGCAGCCAGTTCTTCATCACCCACGTCGCCTGCCCCTGGCTCGACGGCAAGCACGGTGTGTTCGGCAAAGTGACCTCCGGCCAGAACGTCGTCGACACCATCGCCCAGGGCGACACGATGGACAAAGTGACCATCAACGAAGGCTAA